Proteins from one Mucilaginibacter jinjuensis genomic window:
- a CDS encoding S8 family serine peptidase — protein MTLFELLTMNKTRFALLICFLSGLFLTAQAQQPLVSDAKKAELSTLSQQYNQQYETRKLQLQNFAAKYNWKLTRKRKGGGLTSLHGVNSLGFPIYVKTDNNTIAAASTHTNLVQPGGSLNLNLSGSSTFLNGKLAIWDAGSVLTTHQEFAGKNITLKDASTAVNEHSTHVSGTMIAKGAYAPAKGMSFGANTLLSYDYDNDVAEMSAAAPNLLLSNHSYGTIAGWDYDDDNSRWDWYGLPGDSVDYNFGFYDEQAQAWDKIAYTAPYYLIVESAGNNRGYPGPAVGDDYWGFKSRTDQTFVDKGPRPAGISSNTGYDVLPDYANAKNILTVGAVNPLPFGPSTRSDLSIAYFSSWGPTDDGRVKPDICGMGVNVLSSSSTSNTSYVTLSGTSMAAPNVTGSLYLLQEYYAKQNAGAFMKSATLKGLACHTAFDGGNVGPDYVYGWGLLDMQKAAQAITDNGTKSMISENTLTQGQTKTFTVTASGDGPLIASITWTDPQGTLSADGTINDRTPKLVNDLDIRVSDGTNTFMPWVLNPATPAAAATTGDNIRDNIEQIYIANAVPGKQYTITVSHKKTLSSGSQAYSLIVTGIGGNAYCASAPTSSADSRVNNFTLANINNTPAAGCTTYSDYTSLTAQLEPGKTYPLSLTVGTCGSNFNKIAKIFADWNGDGDFDDTGELVSTTGVIAATGTFNTNITIPTNVSIGYYSRLRIVLTETTDPNAVIACGTYAKGETQDYRIQFIQPATDAGIVGVSASTAAGVCAGKTNLTVTIRNYGTVTLTNIPVTVSITDANNTVTTFNETYTGSLAPGTQEDYTFSNTFTTIAGATYTITGATNLAGDLVTANNSTSATIVISATPVASNLSAYYCTNTKGYQLSGSADGGLFWYQNINDTIPLAAGATVVTNTPPVNNTYYAGINDFSGTVGSTTKGAFSGGGYNQFTPAIIVSTQVPMVIESARLYVGNSGQITFSVADASGQIVSTTTIDATATRTTPAAGATNDDPADQGKIYELNLILPSAGTYTINISYDANATIFRSNVGVSGYPFTIGGVFSITGNTATPGSTGYYYYLYNMHVHSYGCASTSRQAVTLTKPTITQNGNVLTSNYTAGNQWFYNGNPISGATGQTYTATESGNYQVAIAVSSGCTAISDNYAFALVALHPDNSTDIGLTIYPVPASTTLNVLFVAKAAGNAQLSFVNSVGQVMYTDKRTVDAGNFSTALNVSGLAPGTYFLKIVLGDKLYAKKVIILR, from the coding sequence ATGACCTTGTTTGAATTGCTGACCATGAATAAAACCCGTTTTGCTTTACTAATCTGTTTCCTTTCAGGCCTGTTCCTCACCGCCCAAGCCCAGCAGCCTTTGGTAAGCGATGCTAAAAAAGCAGAACTAAGCACCTTATCACAACAATACAACCAGCAATACGAAACACGTAAACTGCAGCTACAAAATTTTGCAGCCAAATATAATTGGAAACTTACGCGCAAACGTAAAGGCGGTGGCTTAACATCATTGCATGGTGTCAATAGCCTGGGTTTCCCAATTTACGTAAAAACAGATAACAATACCATTGCCGCTGCCAGTACACATACTAACCTGGTACAGCCGGGTGGAAGTTTAAACCTGAATTTAAGCGGATCGAGCACTTTCTTAAACGGTAAACTGGCCATTTGGGATGCAGGATCTGTATTAACCACCCACCAGGAATTTGCCGGTAAAAACATTACGCTAAAAGACGCTTCAACAGCTGTAAACGAACACAGCACCCACGTGTCCGGGACCATGATTGCTAAGGGAGCTTATGCACCTGCGAAGGGTATGTCATTCGGTGCTAACACGTTGCTATCATACGATTACGATAATGATGTTGCCGAAATGAGCGCTGCTGCACCAAATCTGCTCTTATCAAACCACTCGTACGGTACAATTGCCGGTTGGGATTATGATGATGATAACAGTCGCTGGGATTGGTACGGCTTACCCGGCGATTCGGTAGATTATAACTTCGGTTTTTATGACGAACAGGCGCAGGCATGGGACAAGATCGCTTATACCGCGCCCTATTATTTAATTGTAGAATCGGCAGGTAATAACCGTGGCTATCCCGGCCCGGCGGTGGGCGATGACTACTGGGGATTTAAAAGCCGTACCGATCAAACTTTTGTAGATAAAGGCCCGCGCCCGGCAGGCATCAGCAGTAACACGGGTTACGATGTTTTGCCCGATTATGCCAATGCCAAAAATATACTCACGGTGGGGGCGGTAAATCCGCTGCCATTTGGGCCAAGTACGAGGAGCGATCTGTCAATTGCCTATTTCAGCAGCTGGGGACCCACGGACGACGGGCGTGTTAAGCCCGATATATGCGGTATGGGGGTAAACGTACTGTCGTCCAGCAGCACAAGTAATACTAGTTATGTAACCCTGTCGGGTACCTCAATGGCCGCGCCGAATGTAACCGGCTCGCTGTATTTATTGCAGGAATACTATGCCAAGCAAAATGCAGGCGCTTTTATGAAATCGGCCACGCTGAAAGGTTTGGCTTGCCATACAGCCTTTGATGGCGGCAATGTTGGCCCCGATTATGTTTACGGTTGGGGACTGCTGGATATGCAGAAAGCTGCACAAGCCATTACTGATAACGGCACCAAAAGCATGATCAGCGAAAACACGCTGACGCAGGGCCAAACTAAAACTTTCACGGTAACAGCATCAGGCGATGGGCCGCTGATTGCTTCGATCACATGGACAGATCCGCAGGGAACGCTCTCGGCCGATGGTACTATTAATGACCGTACACCTAAGCTGGTTAACGATCTTGATATCCGCGTAAGCGACGGTACTAATACCTTTATGCCCTGGGTACTTAACCCTGCCACACCTGCTGCGGCAGCCACAACAGGTGATAACATTCGAGATAACATCGAACAGATTTATATTGCCAATGCAGTACCCGGGAAACAATATACCATTACGGTGAGCCACAAAAAAACGCTGTCGTCGGGCAGTCAGGCTTATTCGTTAATTGTTACCGGTATTGGTGGTAATGCTTATTGTGCTTCAGCCCCAACATCAAGCGCAGATTCACGTGTGAACAATTTTACCCTCGCCAATATCAACAACACACCGGCTGCGGGTTGCACCACTTATTCTGATTATACTTCGCTTACCGCACAACTGGAGCCTGGTAAAACCTATCCGCTAAGCTTAACGGTAGGTACCTGTGGAAGCAACTTTAACAAAATTGCCAAAATATTTGCCGACTGGAACGGCGACGGTGATTTTGATGATACCGGCGAGTTAGTATCCACTACGGGCGTAATAGCTGCAACGGGTACGTTTAACACCAACATCACCATACCAACCAATGTAAGTATCGGTTATTATTCGCGCCTGCGTATTGTGCTCACAGAAACCACCGACCCAAATGCTGTTATCGCCTGCGGAACTTACGCCAAAGGCGAAACACAGGATTACCGTATCCAGTTTATACAGCCTGCTACCGATGCTGGTATTGTTGGGGTTAGCGCCAGTACAGCTGCGGGCGTTTGTGCGGGCAAAACAAACCTTACGGTTACCATTCGCAATTATGGTACGGTAACTTTAACCAATATCCCGGTTACCGTATCTATTACAGATGCCAATAATACAGTAACTACATTTAACGAAACATACACAGGCTCTCTAGCACCAGGTACGCAGGAAGATTATACATTTAGCAACACGTTTACTACTATCGCAGGCGCTACTTATACCATTACAGGTGCTACTAATTTAGCCGGAGATCTGGTAACGGCTAATAATTCAACATCGGCTACAATTGTAATTAGCGCAACACCAGTTGCCAGCAATTTATCGGCGTATTATTGTACCAATACCAAAGGCTATCAATTGTCGGGTTCGGCAGATGGGGGCTTATTCTGGTATCAGAATATTAATGACACTATTCCATTAGCCGCAGGTGCTACAGTTGTTACCAATACACCGCCGGTAAATAATACCTACTATGCCGGTATCAATGATTTTAGTGGTACAGTTGGCTCAACTACTAAAGGCGCATTTAGCGGGGGAGGATACAACCAGTTTACACCTGCCATCATTGTAAGTACGCAGGTGCCAATGGTAATTGAGAGCGCAAGGCTATACGTCGGTAATTCGGGCCAGATCACATTTAGCGTGGCCGATGCATCGGGCCAGATTGTATCAACCACAACTATTGATGCTACAGCTACCCGCACTACACCTGCCGCAGGTGCCACTAATGATGACCCTGCCGACCAGGGCAAGATATACGAGTTGAACCTCATATTGCCTTCGGCTGGTACTTATACCATCAATATAAGTTATGATGCCAATGCAACCATATTTAGAAGTAATGTAGGTGTAAGTGGATACCCCTTCACTATTGGTGGGGTATTTAGCATTACAGGTAATACAGCCACGCCAGGGTCAACCGGGTACTATTATTACTTGTACAATATGCATGTACATAGTTATGGCTGTGCCTCAACAAGCAGGCAGGCGGTAACTTTAACTAAGCCAACTATAACACAAAATGGCAATGTGCTAACATCTAATTATACAGCGGGTAACCAGTGGTTTTATAATGGCAACCCGATAAGCGGCGCAACCGGACAAACCTATACCGCAACCGAAAGTGGTAATTACCAGGTAGCAATAGCGGTAAGCAGCGGTTGCACAGCAATATCAGACAATTATGCTTTTGCCCTGGTTGCCCTGCACCCGGATAACAGTACAGATATCGGGCTTACTATTTACCCGGTGCCGGCATCAACCACATTAAATGTGTTGTTTGTGGCCAAGGCAGCCGGTAATGCACAACTATCATTTGTTAACAGTGTGGGGCAGGTAATGTATACCGACAAGCGTACTGTTGATGCGGGTAATTTCAGCACGGCGCTTAATGTATCGGGCCTGGCACCGGGTACTTACTTTTTAAAGATTGTATTGGGTGATAAACTCTACGCCAAAAAAGTAATTATACTACGCTGA
- a CDS encoding DinB family protein: MIKIGRPNLNDAPSWYKYFFDLAQGDDLIEALEKNKQDTLDLIASIPFNLEDHSYAEGKWNIKQVFIHLCDEERYYAYKAFCLSRQTNVLLEIPMSENYTKNFNVSGRSLKDIAWEFITVRNATISLLSTMNLEMLDFKFPDENPYTARSLGWFAVGHNEHHSRLVRERYL; this comes from the coding sequence ATGATTAAAATCGGCAGACCCAATTTAAATGATGCGCCATCGTGGTATAAATATTTCTTTGATTTAGCTCAGGGTGACGACCTGATCGAGGCTTTAGAAAAGAACAAGCAAGATACACTCGATCTGATCGCTTCTATCCCTTTTAATTTAGAAGATCACAGCTACGCCGAAGGTAAGTGGAATATCAAACAGGTATTCATTCATCTCTGCGATGAGGAACGTTATTACGCCTACAAGGCCTTTTGCTTGTCGCGCCAAACTAATGTACTACTCGAAATACCGATGAGTGAAAATTACACCAAAAATTTTAACGTAAGCGGCCGGAGTTTGAAAGATATAGCATGGGAGTTTATCACCGTTCGGAATGCGACCATCAGTCTGCTAAGTACCATGAATTTAGAGATGCTTGATTTTAAATTTCCTGATGAAAATCCTTATACTGCAAGGAGCTTGGGTTGGTTTGCAGTAGGGCATAATGAGCATCATTCCAGGTTGGTGAGGGAAAGGTATTTGTAA
- a CDS encoding DUF4136 domain-containing protein, producing the protein MKRVVNATLMLLSVVLISACSSYNYYKAGTTQLSTSKYKSFAWVQDPDQSNPKPPVRGKTYAGNAYYNNQSASQSIKQSTILALQSKGLRMQDENPDLLVHYTSSVGRGTRIDYYTAYPFYWGGGFYRPYWGGRWGYGGWGVGYGWGWGGYGWGGGWGYGGWGPTYAVPENYKEGTIIIDLIDRKTKQIVWRGFGVGELHHNPQKTIDELPKVVDGIFKQLPVTM; encoded by the coding sequence ATGAAAAGGGTAGTCAATGCAACGCTGATGCTGCTCAGCGTGGTGCTAATTTCAGCATGTTCATCGTATAATTATTACAAGGCAGGTACTACTCAGTTGAGTACCTCGAAATACAAATCATTTGCCTGGGTACAAGACCCCGACCAAAGCAACCCAAAGCCGCCGGTTAGAGGTAAAACGTACGCAGGTAATGCTTATTACAATAACCAAAGCGCTTCGCAAAGCATAAAGCAGTCTACTATATTAGCCCTGCAAAGCAAAGGCTTACGCATGCAGGATGAAAATCCCGACCTGTTAGTACACTATACATCATCAGTAGGTCGCGGTACCCGTATCGATTATTATACCGCTTATCCATTTTATTGGGGTGGTGGCTTCTATCGTCCATACTGGGGCGGCAGATGGGGTTACGGCGGCTGGGGCGTTGGCTACGGTTGGGGCTGGGGTGGTTACGGCTGGGGCGGTGGCTGGGGCTACGGCGGTTGGGGACCAACTTACGCTGTGCCTGAAAACTACAAAGAAGGTACCATCATCATCGACCTGATCGACCGTAAAACCAAACAAATTGTATGGCGCGGCTTCGGCGTAGGCGAGTTGCACCACAACCCTCAAAAAACTATCGACGAATTACCAAAAGTGGTTGACGGTATATTTAAACAATTACCGGTTACTATGTAA
- a CDS encoding NAD+ synthase codes for MKIALAQLNYHIGNFEANTAKIIDAINQAKAKGTDLVVFSELCICGYPSRDFLEFKEFIGLCEEAAQKVAAACTEIACIIGIPTFNNKPQGKELNNSAYFIADGKVQAVVNKALLPNYDVFDEYRYFEPETEFKCIDFKGHRIALTICEDLWNTIENPLYITRPMDKLIEEKPDVMINIAASPFAYTHDEERIGILKDNTTRYNLPLFYVNHVGAHTELIFDGGSLVFDNAGNTVDELPYFEEKIAYYTLNDDSSITPEQPVTTMIERQSNIEQIYLAVKLGIKDYFTKSGFSRAILGLSGGIDSAVVCALAAEALGPENVMAVMLPSRFSTDHSIKDAQDLVDNLGCKSELIAIKSITEAFETALSPQFQNLPFNIAEENIQARSRAVLLMAMSNKFGYILLNTSNKSEAAVGYGTLYGDMCGGISVLGDVYKSQVFQLARYINREREIIPENTIVKPPSAELRPDQKDSDSLPDYDILDKILKEYVEHRCSSTEIIKMGYEEALVKRVIRLVNISEHKRYQTPPILRVSPKAFGMGRRMPLVGKYLS; via the coding sequence ATGAAGATCGCACTTGCCCAGCTTAACTATCATATTGGAAATTTTGAAGCTAATACCGCTAAAATAATCGATGCCATAAACCAGGCGAAAGCCAAAGGTACCGATTTGGTTGTTTTTAGCGAACTATGCATTTGCGGCTATCCATCGCGCGATTTCCTGGAGTTTAAAGAATTTATCGGCTTGTGCGAAGAAGCTGCACAAAAAGTGGCTGCTGCCTGTACCGAGATTGCTTGTATTATCGGCATACCTACATTTAATAATAAACCACAAGGTAAAGAACTCAATAACTCAGCCTATTTTATTGCCGATGGCAAGGTACAGGCTGTTGTAAACAAAGCCCTGTTACCTAATTACGATGTGTTTGATGAGTACCGCTACTTTGAGCCGGAAACCGAGTTTAAATGTATCGATTTTAAAGGCCACCGCATTGCCTTAACTATTTGCGAGGATTTGTGGAACACGATAGAAAACCCGCTGTACATAACCCGCCCGATGGATAAGCTGATTGAGGAAAAGCCTGATGTAATGATTAATATTGCCGCTTCGCCTTTTGCTTATACACATGATGAGGAGCGTATCGGCATTTTAAAAGATAACACTACCCGCTATAACCTGCCGCTGTTTTACGTAAACCACGTAGGTGCACATACTGAATTGATTTTCGATGGTGGATCATTGGTATTTGATAATGCTGGTAATACAGTAGATGAACTACCATACTTTGAAGAAAAGATTGCTTACTATACCCTAAACGATGATTCGAGCATCACACCCGAGCAACCGGTAACCACAATGATCGAACGCCAGAGCAATATCGAACAGATTTATCTGGCGGTTAAACTGGGTATAAAAGATTACTTTACCAAATCGGGATTCAGCCGTGCGATACTGGGTTTATCTGGAGGGATAGATTCAGCGGTAGTTTGTGCCCTGGCTGCTGAAGCTTTAGGCCCCGAAAATGTAATGGCCGTAATGCTGCCATCGCGCTTCTCAACCGACCACTCTATTAAAGATGCGCAGGATCTGGTTGATAACCTTGGCTGCAAGTCAGAATTGATCGCTATAAAAAGTATTACCGAGGCTTTTGAAACAGCTTTATCGCCACAGTTCCAAAACCTGCCCTTTAATATTGCCGAAGAAAATATCCAGGCGCGTAGCCGTGCCGTGTTGCTGATGGCGATGAGCAACAAGTTTGGCTATATCTTACTAAACACCTCTAACAAAAGCGAAGCTGCCGTAGGTTACGGCACTTTATATGGTGATATGTGCGGAGGTATTTCGGTATTGGGCGATGTTTATAAATCGCAGGTGTTTCAGCTGGCGCGATATATTAACCGCGAGCGCGAGATCATCCCTGAGAATACAATTGTTAAACCACCATCGGCAGAATTAAGACCAGATCAGAAAGACAGCGATTCATTGCCCGATTATGACATTCTTGATAAAATACTGAAAGAATATGTGGAGCACCGCTGCTCATCAACGGAAATTATTAAGATGGGCTACGAAGAAGCGCTGGTGAAAAGGGTGATCCGTTTGGTGAATATTTCGGAACATAAAAGATATCAGACACCACCCATACTAAGGGTATCTCCCAAAGCGTTTGGTATGGGCCGAAGGATGCCTTTGGTGGGTAAATATCTTTCTTAA
- the gldB gene encoding gliding motility lipoprotein GldB produces the protein MFSACNGRKKVDVSNIPVDVTVQRFDHDLDKMRNPPVEPQIAALQKKYGPFYQDFMERVLQAGSIRDTAYLGTLKKIFASKDYNILKHDVDSVFPNLDKQNAELTDAFRRIKYYFPAKQLPKVYGYISGFQAQTSIGNGYFGIGLDLFLGANSKFYPALIDNFPHYIARYFTPENITPRVVEGMLREDMFPEQEADKSFLQKMVYNGKIMYLMDQLLPDVGDTTKIRYTTAQLKWCTDFQPQIWGYFLEENLLYDSDQLKTQQYFNDAPFTPGLGEKNESAPKLGVWTGWQIVRLYMEKHPEVTIPQLMANQDAQKILNDSKYRPKN, from the coding sequence TTGTTCAGTGCGTGCAATGGACGCAAAAAAGTTGATGTAAGCAATATTCCGGTTGATGTTACGGTACAACGTTTCGACCATGACCTCGACAAAATGCGGAACCCTCCCGTAGAACCACAAATTGCTGCCCTGCAAAAAAAATATGGCCCCTTTTACCAGGATTTTATGGAACGCGTTTTACAGGCCGGTAGTATAAGGGACACGGCCTATCTGGGTACGCTTAAAAAGATCTTCGCCAGTAAAGATTATAACATCCTGAAGCATGATGTTGATTCTGTTTTCCCCAACCTCGATAAACAGAACGCCGAACTGACTGATGCTTTCCGTCGCATTAAATATTACTTCCCGGCTAAACAACTGCCTAAAGTATATGGCTACATTTCGGGCTTCCAGGCGCAAACTTCTATTGGTAATGGTTACTTCGGTATCGGGCTCGATCTTTTCCTCGGTGCTAACTCCAAATTCTACCCGGCATTGATCGATAACTTCCCGCATTATATTGCCCGTTACTTCACGCCAGAAAATATTACACCGCGTGTGGTAGAAGGGATGCTACGTGAAGATATGTTCCCCGAGCAGGAAGCCGACAAATCATTTCTGCAAAAAATGGTTTATAATGGCAAAATCATGTACTTGATGGATCAGCTATTGCCCGATGTTGGCGATACTACCAAAATCCGCTACACTACAGCTCAATTAAAATGGTGTACCGATTTCCAGCCGCAGATCTGGGGTTACTTTCTGGAAGAAAACCTGCTTTACGACAGCGACCAGTTAAAAACCCAGCAATACTTTAACGATGCACCCTTCACTCCCGGCTTAGGCGAAAAAAATGAATCGGCCCCTAAATTAGGCGTTTGGACCGGCTGGCAAATTGTTCGCCTGTACATGGAGAAACACCCGGAGGTTACCATCCCGCAGTTAATGGCCAACCAGGATGCGCAGAAGATCTTGAATGATTCGAAGTATAGACCGAAGAATTAG
- a CDS encoding DUF4349 domain-containing protein, which produces MIRQTLNTMLVTGIALFAACKGKSSYRENLKVSTADSASVGIAKDSSFEAKLVKTGSINFKVKDAERTSEAISDLTNKYNGMVMHHNVTSTVEQTKDFHLSNDSILRVSSITAVADITVKIPPAKVEDFMNEVSHLGVYVTERKMDITDKTFDYITEKLKAKNRAEIVTQQKTGEVKIKDSGILLNMKDDMVDQKVNNLRTDDAVKYSVIELHCFQNTKINKEVIADDDPSAYQSSYSSRFETALQNGFEVFAELALGVANLWSLVVIAALCWLGYRYYKRKHSKPILNNI; this is translated from the coding sequence ATGATAAGACAAACCTTAAACACTATGCTGGTAACCGGCATAGCACTCTTCGCCGCCTGTAAAGGCAAATCATCATACAGAGAAAATCTTAAAGTTAGTACAGCCGACTCGGCATCGGTTGGTATTGCAAAAGACTCATCCTTTGAAGCTAAACTCGTAAAAACGGGATCAATCAATTTCAAAGTAAAAGACGCAGAGCGCACCAGCGAAGCCATTAGCGATTTAACAAATAAATATAACGGTATGGTGATGCATCACAACGTAACATCCACCGTTGAGCAAACCAAGGATTTCCATTTAAGTAATGATTCTATTTTGCGGGTATCGTCTATAACAGCTGTTGCCGATATTACGGTAAAGATACCGCCTGCTAAAGTGGAGGATTTTATGAATGAAGTAAGCCATCTGGGTGTTTACGTAACCGAACGCAAAATGGATATCACAGATAAAACTTTCGATTACATTACAGAAAAGCTCAAAGCTAAAAACCGCGCTGAGATTGTAACCCAGCAAAAAACGGGTGAGGTTAAGATCAAAGACAGCGGCATATTATTGAACATGAAGGATGATATGGTTGATCAGAAAGTAAATAACCTGCGTACCGATGATGCAGTTAAATACAGTGTGATTGAGTTGCATTGTTTCCAGAATACTAAAATCAATAAAGAAGTTATTGCTGATGATGATCCTTCGGCTTACCAGAGTTCTTATTCAAGTAGGTTTGAGACTGCGTTACAAAATGGATTTGAAGTATTTGCCGAACTGGCATTGGGCGTAGCAAATCTGTGGTCACTTGTAGTAATTGCGGCTTTATGCTGGTTGGGTTATCGCTATTACAAACGCAAACATTCAAAACCGATTCTAAATAATATTTAA